A stretch of candidate division KSB1 bacterium DNA encodes these proteins:
- a CDS encoding DDE-type integrase/transposase/recombinase: MSQFKINYQYRDYHFQPGELKVAEPDKPTVALHRIHNDINIFALILTLHVSYAITARKTAHMLKNIWDIGVSYQTVLNYVQTAAYHCHKFNLKHKGSIDDVNAGDETYVKVKGVWHYVWLFICSTSKKITAYHFSDNRGAKAAITAMLEAVRTADKKQDITLVTDGNPSYQAGLHFINANNKQLNLSLKTVVGLQNLDKESEEYRPYKQIIERLNRTFKYHLQAQNGFGSINGAVAKLVLFVTHYNFLRPHKSLGYETPVKLPELSGFDRIQNKWVKIIALAV; encoded by the coding sequence GTCACAGTTTAAAATAAATTATCAGTACCGTGACTATCATTTCCAGCCTGGCGAGCTAAAAGTAGCCGAACCGGACAAACCCACTGTTGCTCTGCACCGTATCCACAATGATATCAATATCTTTGCCCTGATTTTGACTCTGCATGTCTCTTACGCCATCACAGCCCGAAAAACAGCCCATATGCTCAAGAATATCTGGGATATAGGCGTTTCATACCAGACCGTTTTGAATTATGTGCAAACCGCAGCTTACCATTGCCATAAGTTCAACCTCAAGCACAAAGGCTCTATTGATGACGTAAATGCCGGAGATGAAACCTATGTCAAAGTCAAAGGCGTCTGGCACTATGTCTGGCTGTTTATCTGCTCGACTTCAAAGAAAATCACCGCTTACCATTTTAGCGATAACCGTGGCGCAAAAGCTGCCATCACCGCAATGCTTGAGGCCGTGAGGACCGCAGACAAAAAACAAGATATCACTTTAGTCACCGACGGTAATCCATCCTACCAGGCAGGTCTGCATTTTATCAACGCAAACAATAAGCAACTCAACTTAAGTCTGAAGACCGTGGTTGGTCTGCAAAACCTGGATAAGGAGTCTGAAGAATACAGACCATACAAACAAATCATCGAACGACTCAACCGTACATTTAAATATCATCTACAGGCCCAAAATGGTTTCGGAAGCATCAATGGAGCTGTGGCCAAATTAGTCCTCTTTGTTACCCATTACAATTTCCTCAGACCACACAAGAGTCTGGGATATGAAACACCCGTGAAGTTACCTGAGCTGTCGGGTTTCGATAGAATTCAG